GCCGCGCTCATCGCGATGCCGATGGCGTCCGGATTCTCGGCACCGGCCCTCGCCTCGGTTCCCGCGCCAGGTCCCGCGGCGCCGGCGGCTCCCGCTGCTCCGGAACGGCAATCCGTCAGCGAGCGGTACGCGGCCCCCGGCATCTACGCCGTCACATCGCTTGCGGTGCCCGGATACCAGGTGTTCCACCCCGCCGACATCGCCACCAGCCCCGACCGCCATCCGGTGGTCACGTTCGGTAACGGCAGCTACGCGACGTACGAGCAGTACGAGGAGTTACTTCGCCACCTGGCCTCCTGGGGCTTCGTCGTCGTGGTCGCCGACAGCAGCGTCACCGGCGACGGGACCGAGATCCTGGCCGCAGCGCGCTACATCCTGGCGCAGAACGACAACCCGGAGAGCGTCTTTCACGATCGCATCGATGTCGCTCACGTCGCCGCCGTCGGACATTCGCAGGGCGCCGGGGGCTCGATCAATGCCAGCACCCACTCCGACGGACTCATCACGTCCACCGCTGTGCTCGACCTGCCCGATCCCTGGTGGGCCTCTCGTCCCGTCGACGTGATCGACGTGGCTCGACTGACAGCTCCGGTCTTCTACCTGACCGGGTCCGACGATCCGGTCTCGACGGCCATACCGCAGGCCGCCTATCACGCCGTGAGCCCGGTGCCCGCGGCCCGCGGTCGCCTGCTGGGGGTGGGGCACAACTGGCCCAGCGACGGAGGTGGCTTCCGCGGGTACCTCACCGCGTGGCTGCGCTTCACCCTCACCGACGACGCCGACGCCGCACGCGCCTTCGTCGGTCCGGCACCGGAGCTGTTGGCCGATCCACGGTGGGACGGGACTGCGGTCAAGGGTTGGTGAATCGACGGTTACTTCACGAACGCAGCGCAGCGACCTGATCGAGGTCGGTCGTCACCGACCTCGGCCGTACCGCTGAACACCTGCACCCCATACTGATTCGTGGTCCGGAGCATTACTTCGGCCGAGCCTCTGCTCGTCCTCACGCAGGCCGACGGCCTAGAGCCGCGCGATGAGGGTGTCGCCCGGCCACACTCGTGAACCGAACCTGCCCCGCGCGACGGTGGCGCTTCACTTGCTGTACGTCGTGTGCGCCGGGTCGGCCTTGGGGAGTGCAAGAGCGTTTGCCGGATAACACGGGTTAGCCAGCAAACCCGCGTGTTCGCCACGCGGTCGATGGCGCCGCAGTTGTGAATCGTCATCGTAGTTGGCGGATGGTCACCATAGTTGGCGAAGTCGTCACCATAGTTGGCGAAGGGACGTCACGTCACACCGTCGCTCGAGCCCGGATCAGGCGCACGTCATCACAGCGCCCCCTCGATCGGCGACCCCACCGACGGCACTCGACACCCGCGGCATCGGCAGGCCGCGGGCACGATCACTTGAGCCAGTTGCCGATGTCTGAAATATCGCAATATTTGTTATCGGCCGCCGAAGATGACGAATTGCATTGGATGCACGAACTCGTGACTCCCTGCTAGTCGTCTATGAAACCGGTTGTGCGCTACGCCTTCCGGGAGACGGCCCGTTCGCGGATTGCTGTCAGGATCAGTGTGCGTTGACGTAACCTGAGCAGCTTTGACCTGCATTCTCCCGCCGGATCGATCATTTGATGCAAGAGTCCATCGCCAATGGCGTGGTGGGCGCGGGAGGATGATGAACGAGTCCTGGTCCTCAGGCCGGGGCGATACCGAGTTCCGCACCCACGTACGACATGTCGTCGACGCCCTGGAAATTCGAGAATGCCTCGATAGCAAGCTCGTTGGGATGTGCCACTCCAGCGACGTCGCGCAAGGTCACCATTGTCCGAACGGCCAGTTCGTGCATGGTGGGATGTGTGGTGCCCCTTCCGGCCGGCGGGCCCAGCCAGATCGGCGCGTCGACAGCCCCGTGATGATCGGGCGCCCACTGCCACCCGAGAACGCTCATCAGCCGGTCGATTTCCTTCAGGTCCGATCTTGCAGCATCCCCGAAACCGCACTCGCTGTCGATGTCACCACCGGAGTTGTAGAACTGTACGACAACCTGCTTGTTCGGTCCCTGTCGAGGGACATCCAGGATGACATTGCCCAGCCACGGCAAAGTCGCCAGAACCCACTCGAACCGCGTGACGAACTCGTCCCACCCTGAGCACCGTGCCGGAAGGCCGGACAACGTCGGACGGTCGGAAGCGACCTCGCCCACAGCCTGTGTGCGGGTGGGGCCGAAGTTGTTGTAAGAGCTGACACGGAGCCGGTCAGGAGTCGTACCTAATCCGTCGCGCAACACCGCGACGATTGCAGCGGCGATCTCGTGTCGTTGGTCGTCGGCAGTGTGGCGCCATCCCGTTCTCCACTCCCGCGCATACTCCTCGACACGCCGGCCCCCGTGTTCGACGTCGTGATCGCGGCCGATACGGATTTCGACAGGCGTCCACAACGGCTCGTCGAGTGCCACCCAGCGCCCGGACTCACGGTCACGGACCTGGGAAAACAAGGTGGTCCGCTGCGACTGGATCACCGCCCGTAATCGGGCAGCCGTCACCGGTTCATCGGGCACCGTCACCCTGATATCAAGCCCTTTGTCATCCTCCCTGAACAGGATCCGCTGCCCGGTCAACGTGTCGCGCAGCTGAAGGCTGTCGCCATCCTTCGGCGAAATCAGCGTCTCGTTGTCATCCCAGTCCGGGTACAGCACCAGTTGGATGTCCTCAAACAGACTGGTCCAAACGTCATCAGCCACAACCACTCCCCGTTTCCGAAACCTCCCGACAAACCTACCGACACGCCCCGACACGTACGTTTCCGACGCCAACAAACCATCCGCCTCGGCGTGGCCGGACGACGAGAGTTGGCGGCGAGTCTCAGTGCCGCCGTCCCAACCCTCAGTGCGGCCGTTTGAACCAGAGGCCGGCACTCCTCCGACACCGGAGAATCACGAGGGGGTCGGTGGCGAATTGGGTGAGGAAGCGGGTCTGGTCGTGGCCGGGGCCGTCGAAGGCAAGGTGGTTGAGGCCGGCGTCGAGGTAGAGCTTGATGGCGTTCCTAGGTCGCTCGGGGTTGGTTAGCCCGAACGGCAGTGCCAGTGATGGCAGGCCGAATTCGTCACAGTTGAATTCGTCGCGTTACCACTAATCGACCGATGAATTAGGGCGGTCGCCGACACAACGGCTCATGGGGATCGTGAATGATCCGAGCTGTGGTGGACATACCCGAGCCAGCGCGAGACGCCCGCACACGTCCCGGCACCCCCCCCCCGCTGCCGGTCCGTGACGCCGGAACCGACCACCAGCTCCACGACTTCGCCCGCGAATGCGCCGCCCGCTACACCGCCGCGAAGGGCCGAGACACCGCCGCCGCCAACCCGATCGGAGCCGCGATCCGCGAGTACCGCGACAGCCTCGCCGCACTCGACACCGACCGCGTCCACAACGCCACCACCGCCGCATTCTGCGCCGACCTTGCCAACGACATCACCGGCAACCGGTCGGTGTGGCGCCTGAGCCGACTACTCCGACGCGCGGCTTCCGCCGACGTCGACCCGGTCAACATGCTCCGCTGGCACGGCCAACGGATCACCGACAACGACAACGACATCACCGCCCTCGACAGCCTCACCGGCCCCCGGCCGGCGAACGGCGAAGCCGCGGCCGACTCGCTCGCCATCGAACGACGCCGCGCCGAGTACGAGCGTGCCCGAAGTTCATCGGAACAGGCCGCCGAGTCGAACCGCCGGCGGATTGACCCGGTCACCAAGCCGGAGGAACCGAACCTCGGCCCGCGGCGACGCATCTAACTCCGACGGCCCCAATTTCGCACATCCATTTCACTATTCAGATAACATGCGCAAGCCGCCCGTACCGGGCGGCATAAACCAAGTGCCACGGGGCATTTCGAAGGGGAACGGTGCTTGACCACGAAACGGACCCGGCGGGCGACCGACGCGTTCCACGAGCGGACGTTATGCGGCGATACCGCATTTGACCCTCGAAGCGTCAGTGGCAGATCCGACATCCCGAAATGTCGCGAGTCGCGCCGTTGAGAAAAGGAACAGCATGAGATCTACCCGCACCCGCCTGATGCTCGCGGGGGCCGGGCTTGCTGCGGCAGCTGCCGCCGCCGCAACGGCTCTGGCGCCAACCGCCTCGTCTGACGTCATTGGCTATGACCCGTATGGCGCTGTGAGCCTCACAGTTATCGGTGACACCTTCCACGTCGGCGGAACGTACACCGCGACGGCCACACATAATTTCGTCTGTGGAATGGGGGTTCGGTTCTACGTCGTGACTAGGGGGCCGGGCAACTATGTTGAGGAACTGGGCACCGTCCCCAGTGCAGGTTGCACAGCCACCATTCAGTGGACCCCAACCCACGAGGGCACGGCCTACTTCCACGCAAACGGTCTGGGCGGTGACGCCGCCGCCGTCGTGACTGTGCTCAGCGCCGATCTCGGGCCGACCACAACCACAACCACGGCTCCGACCACAACCGAAGCTCCAACCACAACCGAAGCTCCAACCACAACCGTGGCTCCACCTACCACCACAGCCCCGACCACAACCGAAGTTCCAACCACGACCGTGGCTCCACCTACAACAACGACAGCGCCGAAGGTTCCAACCGGCTCCAGCTACGGTTCCAGCTAAGTTTGCCTGCCGTTCGGTGGGACCTGACGCGAAGCCACGGGCGGGCGGCGATGTCGGCCATGGACGGTTCAAAGCCCAGCTTCTTCACCACCAGCTAACCCTGCGCTTCATATTCGACTGTGTTTGGTGTGAAGCCACGCCAGGCTTCGGGCCAAACCTATTTGGTGTGACGCCGCCGCAGGGCTCGCCGCTTCCCGACCAGCTGCTGAAGTGAACACGGAGTCATTCAGAGCCCACTGAGCGCGTCGCGGCCAGCTGAGCCAGATCGGCGCCTCAGGAAGGTGTTGCATCGCCAACCTCCGCCGGCAACATGATTTGGCCAACGAACCGCTCCGAACAATTGCCAACTTCGATGACGACCATCCCGCTCTGTTCTCGTCACGATAGTTGTCGCACCGCAGGTCAGAGCCCCGGCAATTGCCAACTACGATGACGATTCACACCGGCCGCGGCTGTGAACCGTCACCACAGATGGCCATTGGTCAGGATAGTTGGCCACCCGCAGTCGCACGACCCACTCACGACCGCACCCGAGCCACAACCACACTGCGACGTGGTCGGTGACGCGCTGGTTGTGGGCGCTATCGAAGAACGCGGCGCCCTCGATGATCAGCCCGTCACGCAGCCGCATGAGTAGCTCGCGTCCGCGCTCAGCGTGCAGGAGACCGGAACGTTCAAGCCCCCACATGGCCTCGCTCGTCGAGGAGGAACCCAGATGGGTGTTGACTAACATTGATAGTGAGTGCACACTATCAACATGCCTGAACCGTCCCCCCCGAGGCGTCAACGCCAGTCTGCCGAGCAGCGACGAGAAGACATACTGGCGGCCGCGCTTCGCGAGTTCAGCCAGAAAGGCCTCCATGGGGGTTCGACAGTGACCATTGCGGCGGACGCCGGGGTTTCTCAGCCGAACATCTTCAGGCTGTTCGCGACGAAGAAGGAGTTGTTCATCGCGGTGCTCGAACTCGTCTCGGCGCGAATTGAACGCGAGATGCTGCGGCGCGGTGCCGGGGCAGCGGACCCACTCGCGGCAATGGAGGCCGCTTGGGCATCGCTGCTCGAGGATGGCGACTTCATGTCGATGTACCTCCAAGGATTTGCGGCGTGCCACGATGCCGACGTCCGGGCTGTCATGCAGCGAATGACCCGGCATATCTTCGAGCGGGTCGAGCGGATGCCGGGCCTTGGGGCCGCAGAGGCGCACCGCTTCTTCGCCGAAGGGCTCATCTTCATGGCCGGGGGCGTCATGAAGTTGGACGAGGAGGCGACGGACGCTGACTGGGGGCGTCGCTTCCTGCACTCCGGGTAAGTCCTTGAGGCACAAAGGTCCCTCTCTTCAAGCCTAAAGATAGTGATCACTCACTAGCATTGGAGACGCAGATGTCGACATCGACACCTTCCCAATCCATCCACCGTCGTTGGTGGTGGGCCGGATTCATCCTGATGACCCTGTCCGCAGTGGGGATCGCCTTGTTCTCGGTGATCGCCTATCTCTCCGGCGACCCGGCGCGGAGCCGGATTCCGATCGATCCCGAGATAGCGACGCACTACCTCTCCGTAGTGGCGCACGCGCTGCCGGCGAGCCTCGCCCTTCTGATCGGTCCCTTCCAGTTCGCGACACCTCTGCGCAACTCGTTCCCGCGGGTGCATCGCATCCTCGGCAGGGTCTACATGGTGAGCATCGTGTTCGCGACCATTGCCGCGGTATTCGCCACCGCCTTCACCCTCGACGGGGTGCCGGTGCAGGTCGGGTTCACGCTCCTCATCGCGGCATGGACATACACCCTCGTTCAGGGATATCGAACAATCCGCCGTGGCCAGGTGCAGCTGCACCGCATCTGGATGATCCGCAACTACTCACTCACGTTCGCGGCGGTGCTCCTCCGCGCGTTCCTCGGCCTCGGCCTCGCGCTGCAACGATCATTCCCGGGGCTCACGTTCGCCGAAATCTACTCATCGAGCGTGTGGGCGTCGGTCCTGATCTGCGTGATCGTCCCGGAGTACTTCATTCTCCAGAGATCGCCCGCTCCGCGGGCAGCACCTCGGGGACGGCGGGAGAACACCCGATCGACGAACGCGGCGGCGATACCGGTTCGATCCCGATGAGTGGCGCGCTGATTCAAGAAGCTGAGGCGTAGGTGCCCATTCTCAGGCGAGGGCGGCCGCCCTGTGATCACTTCGTCGTGATGCACCCGGCGTATTGGAGTTGGCAGTCGAAGCTGAGCATGGTTCGGACAACGAACGACCACGAACAATTGCCAACTTCGATGACGACGATCGCGCCCTGTCGTCGTCACCTTAGTTGTCACACCGCAGGTCAGAGCCCCGACGAATGCCAACTACGATGACGATTCACACCGGCGCGTGAACGGTCATCGTTGTTGGCCAGCCGGCGGATGGTGACAGGCCGCCGTCGCTCGTTGGCGCGGGTTGCGTTCCGAAGTGGGAACCTATCGGTCCGAGAT
This genomic stretch from Prescottella soli harbors:
- a CDS encoding alpha/beta hydrolase; protein product: MTIRRPLLPTTRHTRTLLLAALIAMPMASGFSAPALASVPAPGPAAPAAPAAPERQSVSERYAAPGIYAVTSLAVPGYQVFHPADIATSPDRHPVVTFGNGSYATYEQYEELLRHLASWGFVVVVADSSVTGDGTEILAAARYILAQNDNPESVFHDRIDVAHVAAVGHSQGAGGSINASTHSDGLITSTAVLDLPDPWWASRPVDVIDVARLTAPVFYLTGSDDPVSTAIPQAAYHAVSPVPAARGRLLGVGHNWPSDGGGFRGYLTAWLRFTLTDDADAARAFVGPAPELLADPRWDGTAVKGW
- a CDS encoding TY-Chap domain-containing protein, whose translation is MADDVWTSLFEDIQLVLYPDWDDNETLISPKDGDSLQLRDTLTGQRILFREDDKGLDIRVTVPDEPVTAARLRAVIQSQRTTLFSQVRDRESGRWVALDEPLWTPVEIRIGRDHDVEHGGRRVEEYAREWRTGWRHTADDQRHEIAAAIVAVLRDGLGTTPDRLRVSSYNNFGPTRTQAVGEVASDRPTLSGLPARCSGWDEFVTRFEWVLATLPWLGNVILDVPRQGPNKQVVVQFYNSGGDIDSECGFGDAARSDLKEIDRLMSVLGWQWAPDHHGAVDAPIWLGPPAGRGTTHPTMHELAVRTMVTLRDVAGVAHPNELAIEAFSNFQGVDDMSYVGAELGIAPA
- a CDS encoding TetR/AcrR family transcriptional regulator — protein: MTIAADAGVSQPNIFRLFATKKELFIAVLELVSARIEREMLRRGAGAADPLAAMEAAWASLLEDGDFMSMYLQGFAACHDADVRAVMQRMTRHIFERVERMPGLGAAEAHRFFAEGLIFMAGGVMKLDEEATDADWGRRFLHSG
- a CDS encoding DUF2306 domain-containing protein; its protein translation is MTLSAVGIALFSVIAYLSGDPARSRIPIDPEIATHYLSVVAHALPASLALLIGPFQFATPLRNSFPRVHRILGRVYMVSIVFATIAAVFATAFTLDGVPVQVGFTLLIAAWTYTLVQGYRTIRRGQVQLHRIWMIRNYSLTFAAVLLRAFLGLGLALQRSFPGLTFAEIYSSSVWASVLICVIVPEYFILQRSPAPRAAPRGRRENTRSTNAAAIPVRSR